Proteins encoded within one genomic window of Streptomyces taklimakanensis:
- a CDS encoding TetR/AcrR family transcriptional regulator encodes MRADAARNRTRLLEAAARLVAEHGPEQLTMEAVATAASVGKGTVFRRFGDRNGLLMALLDHSERLYQESFLSGPPPLGPGAPPVERLKAFGLATLEHLAAHRGLLLEAEPEACERHLAPPRRLRVAHVVTLLREAGTDGDAELLAQTLTGYLDVALVHHLTRQRGMSSKRLEAGWLDLVARITRG; translated from the coding sequence ATGCGCGCGGACGCGGCCCGCAACCGGACCCGCCTGCTGGAGGCCGCCGCCCGGCTGGTGGCCGAGCACGGCCCGGAGCAGCTGACGATGGAGGCGGTCGCCACCGCGGCATCGGTCGGCAAGGGCACCGTCTTCCGGCGCTTCGGGGACCGCAACGGCCTGCTGATGGCCCTGCTCGACCACTCCGAGCGGCTCTACCAGGAGTCCTTCCTCTCCGGCCCCCCGCCCCTGGGCCCCGGGGCGCCTCCCGTCGAACGCCTCAAGGCGTTCGGCCTGGCCACGCTCGAACACCTGGCCGCCCACCGCGGACTGCTGCTGGAGGCGGAGCCGGAAGCGTGCGAACGGCACCTGGCTCCGCCCCGCCGCCTCCGGGTCGCCCACGTCGTCACCCTGTTGCGCGAGGCCGGCACCGACGGCGACGCCGAACTGCTCGCCCAGACCCTCACGGGCTACCTGGACGTGGCGCTCGTGCACCACCTCACCCGGCAGCGCGGGATGTCGTCAAAGCGCCTGGAGGCGGGCTGGCTGGACCTGGTGGCCCGGATCACCCGCGGCTGA
- a CDS encoding glucose-1-phosphate thymidylyltransferase, whose protein sequence is MKALVLAGGSGTRLRPITHTSAKQLVPVANKPVLYYGLESIAAAGITEVGVIVGATAPEIRAAVGDGSRFGLRVTYIPQEAPLGLAHAVLIARDWLGDDDFVMYLGDNFIIGGITPLVEEFRSRRPDARILLTRVSDPTAFGVVELDADGRVVALEEKPRYPKSDLALVGVYLFTPAVHAAVRAITPSARGELEITDALQWLVDSGHDVRCTRITGYWKDTGNVADMLEVNRSVLETAETRVEGTVDAESELVGPVVVGPGARIVRSRIMGPAAIGAGATVVGSVIGPYTSIAEDCRVVDSEIEYSIVLQGARIDGVGRIEASLIGREATVTPAPATPAAHRLLLGDHSKVQIRA, encoded by the coding sequence ATGAAGGCCCTGGTCCTGGCGGGCGGCAGCGGCACGCGGTTGCGCCCCATCACCCACACCTCCGCGAAGCAGCTCGTCCCGGTCGCCAACAAACCGGTCCTCTACTACGGACTGGAGTCCATCGCCGCGGCCGGGATCACCGAGGTCGGCGTCATCGTCGGCGCCACCGCGCCCGAGATCCGCGCCGCGGTCGGGGACGGGTCCCGGTTCGGTCTGCGCGTCACCTACATCCCCCAGGAGGCGCCGCTGGGCCTCGCGCACGCCGTACTGATCGCGCGCGACTGGCTCGGTGACGACGACTTCGTGATGTACCTGGGCGACAACTTCATCATCGGCGGCATCACCCCGCTCGTCGAGGAGTTCCGGAGCCGGCGCCCCGACGCCCGCATCCTCCTCACCCGGGTGAGCGACCCGACCGCGTTCGGCGTGGTGGAACTGGACGCCGACGGGCGGGTGGTGGCCCTGGAGGAGAAGCCGCGGTACCCCAAGAGCGATCTGGCGCTGGTCGGCGTCTACCTGTTCACCCCCGCGGTGCACGCCGCGGTCCGCGCCATCACCCCCTCCGCCCGTGGCGAGCTGGAGATCACCGACGCGCTGCAGTGGCTCGTCGACTCCGGGCACGACGTCCGCTGCACCCGGATCACCGGGTACTGGAAGGACACCGGCAACGTCGCCGACATGCTGGAGGTCAACCGCTCGGTGCTGGAGACCGCCGAGACCCGGGTGGAGGGCACCGTGGACGCGGAGTCGGAGCTGGTCGGCCCGGTCGTGGTCGGGCCGGGGGCGCGGATCGTCCGTTCTCGTATCATGGGGCCGGCGGCGATCGGCGCCGGTGCCACCGTCGTCGGTTCCGTCATCGGCCCGTACACCTCCATCGCCGAGGACTGCCGCGTCGTGGACAGCGAGATCGAGTACTCGATCGTCCTCCAGGGCGCCCGCATCGACGGGGTCGGACGGATCGAGGCGTCGCTCATCGGCCGTGAGGCCACCGTCACGCCCGCTCCGGCCACCCCCGCCGCGCACCGGCTCCTCCTCGGCGACCACAGCAAGGTCCAGATCCGCGCATGA
- the rfbB gene encoding dTDP-glucose 4,6-dehydratase, translated as MTTQSDRPDRSSRPTRILVTGGAGFIGSTYVRGLLAPNRADVTVTVLDKLTYAGTLRNLAAVRDDPRLTFVHGDICDAAVVDGLLAGHDQVVHFAAESHVDRSIAGGTDFVRTNALGTQVLLDAAVRHGVGPFVHVSTDEVYGSIAEGSWDEEQPLAPNSPYSASKASADLLARAYHRTYGLDVRVTRCSNNYGPHQHPEKLIPRFVTRLLDGLDVPLYGDGRNVRDWLHVEDHCRAVELVRTRGRPGRTYNIGGGTELTNRELTGLLLEACGAGWERVRRVADRKGHDLRYSVDWTRAREELGYRPREDFARGLAETVAWYRDHRDWWEEARGAARTEEGSGAPGGAATPSSSGWNR; from the coding sequence ATGACCACCCAGTCCGACCGGCCCGACCGGTCCAGCCGCCCCACGAGGATCCTGGTCACGGGTGGGGCCGGCTTCATCGGCTCCACCTACGTCCGCGGCCTGCTCGCCCCGAACCGCGCCGACGTCACCGTCACGGTGCTGGACAAGCTGACCTACGCGGGCACGCTGCGGAACCTCGCCGCCGTGCGGGACGACCCGCGCCTGACCTTCGTCCACGGCGACATCTGCGACGCCGCCGTGGTGGACGGTCTGCTGGCCGGGCACGACCAGGTGGTGCACTTCGCGGCCGAGTCCCACGTGGACCGCTCCATAGCGGGCGGAACCGACTTCGTGCGGACCAACGCGCTCGGTACGCAGGTGCTCCTCGACGCCGCGGTGCGGCACGGCGTCGGCCCCTTCGTGCACGTCTCGACCGACGAGGTGTACGGCTCCATCGCGGAAGGATCCTGGGACGAGGAGCAGCCCCTGGCGCCCAACTCCCCCTACTCCGCCTCCAAGGCCTCCGCGGACCTGCTGGCCCGGGCCTACCACCGCACGTACGGCCTGGACGTGCGCGTCACCCGCTGCTCCAACAACTACGGGCCGCACCAGCACCCCGAGAAGCTCATCCCCCGCTTCGTGACCCGGCTGCTCGACGGGTTGGACGTGCCGCTGTACGGCGACGGGCGCAACGTCCGGGACTGGTTGCACGTGGAGGACCACTGCCGGGCCGTGGAACTGGTCCGCACCCGGGGCCGTCCGGGCCGCACCTACAACATCGGGGGCGGCACCGAACTCACCAACCGGGAACTGACCGGACTCCTCCTGGAGGCCTGTGGGGCCGGGTGGGAACGGGTGAGGCGGGTGGCCGACCGCAAGGGCCACGACCTGCGCTACTCCGTCGACTGGACCCGGGCCCGGGAGGAGCTCGGCTACCGCCCCCGTGAGGACTTCGCCCGCGGGCTGGCCGAGACCGTCGCCTGGTACCGCGACCACCGCGACTGGTGGGAGGAGGCGCGCGGGGCCGCCCGGACGGAGGAGGGGAGCGGCGCGCCCGGTGGGGCCGCGACGCCCTCCTCCTCCGGGTGGAACCGGTGA
- the lanKC gene encoding class III lanthionine synthetase LanKC: protein MDVGKHLRFCPPGSPFFDMPARVNPDEGAFRQVHEDLPPGWTRGQDTEWVGVNPPDLVLPEQGWKIHVSATPENAQRVLDITWKYCVADGVAFKFLRGLPVLEHRNGKYGDRSASGKFITVYPLDEKHLERILGELGDLLDGEEGPYILSDLRWRSGPLYVRYGGFVLRTARTPSGETVHCITDPQGRLVPDHRGPGFRPPQWVTIPACLEEAVAARNAGTLEDFPYRVTGALHFSNGGGIYRGTDTRTGEEVLLREARPFAGLVEGRDALYRQRREYEALRRLAGLDCVPRLIDFRKGREHYFLVREYVRGEPLAKEMLRRNPLVRGSRSAEEYAEYAAWATTVLDHVERGVAAMHERGVVFGDLHPSNILVRPDGTVGFIDFETAGPPREATHQAMGAAGFTAPEGCTGEDIDRNALGCLRLAVFIPLTSLLPWGPRKAADLIDAVTARFPVPADYADRVLADLWSPPTPAGAGAAPSGSGDRRAGDPDAWPALRAAIGEGILACATPEREDRLFPGDPEQFFIPEGGVSLAHGAAGVLWSLAEAGVPVPEEHADWLVAATDRLDGPGPGCYDGLCGVALALDRLGRTETALEYLSRIDDAALEGADDSLLTGVPGIGLTLLHLARRTGDRGLLDRALRTACIVTDRAAGPDSPREGAPSRFGLLRGPAGGALLLLRLYEETGDTALLEHAETALRTDLARLGWVPDAPLPEDAPGRTPLLGMGCAGTGMVLHDLLRHRPDPELARARDTVRDLAGHHFIAQGGLFHGRAGTVLALGHLGAADGEGEEHARRLRRHAEDFALQTVRYEDRPAFLGHESLRISADLAGGGAGVLLALRAAHGEEGVGLPFFGGNGAGA, encoded by the coding sequence ATGGACGTAGGAAAGCACCTGCGGTTCTGTCCGCCGGGCAGCCCGTTCTTCGACATGCCCGCCCGGGTGAACCCCGACGAGGGCGCCTTCCGGCAGGTCCACGAGGACCTGCCGCCGGGCTGGACGCGCGGGCAGGACACCGAGTGGGTGGGGGTCAACCCGCCCGACCTCGTCCTGCCGGAGCAGGGCTGGAAGATCCACGTCTCCGCCACCCCCGAGAACGCGCAGCGCGTCCTCGACATCACCTGGAAGTACTGCGTCGCCGACGGCGTCGCCTTCAAGTTCCTCCGCGGCCTGCCCGTCCTGGAACACCGCAACGGCAAGTACGGGGACCGCAGCGCCAGCGGCAAGTTCATCACCGTCTACCCGCTGGACGAGAAGCACCTGGAGAGGATCCTCGGCGAGCTGGGCGACCTCCTGGACGGCGAGGAGGGCCCCTACATCCTCAGCGACCTGCGGTGGCGCTCCGGCCCGCTGTACGTGCGGTACGGCGGGTTCGTCCTGCGCACCGCGCGGACCCCCTCCGGCGAGACGGTGCACTGCATCACCGACCCGCAGGGCCGCCTGGTCCCCGACCACCGGGGTCCGGGCTTCAGACCGCCGCAGTGGGTGACGATCCCCGCGTGCCTGGAGGAGGCGGTGGCCGCGCGCAACGCGGGCACCCTGGAGGACTTCCCCTACCGGGTCACCGGCGCCCTGCACTTCTCCAACGGCGGCGGCATCTACCGCGGCACGGACACCCGCACGGGCGAGGAGGTCCTGCTGCGGGAGGCCCGCCCGTTCGCCGGCCTGGTGGAGGGTCGAGACGCCCTGTACCGCCAGCGCAGGGAGTACGAGGCGCTGCGGCGGCTGGCCGGACTGGACTGCGTCCCGCGCCTGATCGACTTCCGCAAGGGGCGCGAGCACTACTTCCTGGTGCGGGAGTACGTCCGCGGGGAACCGCTGGCCAAGGAGATGCTGCGCCGCAACCCGCTGGTGCGCGGCAGCCGGTCCGCCGAGGAGTACGCCGAGTACGCCGCGTGGGCCACGACCGTCCTGGACCACGTCGAGCGCGGTGTGGCGGCCATGCACGAGCGGGGCGTCGTCTTCGGCGACCTGCACCCCTCCAACATCCTCGTCCGCCCCGACGGCACCGTCGGCTTCATCGACTTCGAGACGGCCGGACCGCCCCGGGAGGCGACCCACCAGGCCATGGGCGCGGCCGGGTTCACCGCGCCGGAGGGCTGCACCGGAGAGGACATCGACCGCAACGCCCTGGGCTGCCTGCGGCTGGCGGTCTTCATCCCCCTGACCTCCCTGCTGCCCTGGGGGCCGCGGAAGGCCGCCGATCTGATCGACGCCGTCACCGCGCGCTTCCCGGTCCCGGCCGACTACGCCGACCGGGTGCTGGCCGACCTGTGGAGCCCGCCTACCCCGGCCGGGGCCGGCGCGGCACCGTCCGGGTCCGGCGACCGGCGCGCGGGCGACCCGGACGCCTGGCCCGCCCTGCGCGCCGCGATCGGCGAGGGCATCCTCGCCTGCGCCACCCCGGAGCGGGAGGACCGCCTCTTCCCCGGCGATCCGGAACAGTTCTTCATCCCCGAGGGCGGCGTGAGCCTCGCCCACGGGGCGGCCGGGGTGCTGTGGTCCCTGGCGGAGGCCGGTGTGCCGGTGCCCGAGGAACACGCCGACTGGCTCGTCGCGGCCACCGACCGGCTGGACGGGCCCGGTCCGGGCTGCTACGACGGGCTGTGCGGCGTGGCCCTGGCCCTGGACCGACTGGGCCGGACGGAGACGGCCCTGGAGTACCTCTCCCGGATCGACGACGCCGCCCTGGAGGGGGCCGACGACTCGCTGCTGACCGGAGTGCCCGGTATCGGACTCACCCTGCTCCACCTGGCCCGGCGCACCGGCGACCGCGGGCTGCTGGACCGGGCCCTGCGGACCGCGTGCATCGTCACCGACCGGGCCGCCGGGCCGGACTCGCCGCGGGAGGGGGCGCCGTCGCGCTTCGGACTGCTGCGCGGCCCGGCCGGCGGCGCGCTGTTGCTGCTGCGGCTGTACGAGGAGACGGGGGACACCGCGCTCCTGGAGCACGCCGAGACCGCGCTGCGCACCGACCTCGCCCGTCTGGGATGGGTCCCCGACGCCCCGCTGCCCGAGGACGCGCCCGGTCGGACACCGCTGCTCGGCATGGGATGCGCCGGTACCGGGATGGTGCTGCACGACCTGCTCCGCCACCGCCCGGACCCGGAGCTGGCGCGGGCCCGGGACACCGTCCGGGACCTGGCGGGACACCACTTCATCGCCCAGGGCGGGCTGTTCCACGGGCGCGCGGGCACGGTGCTGGCGCTGGGACACCTGGGAGCGGCCGACGGCGAGGGGGAGGAGCACGCCCGACGGCTGCGCCGGCACGCCGAGGACTTCGCGCTCCAGACCGTGCGGTACGAGGACCGGCCGGCCTTCCTCGGCCACGAGTCCCTGCGGATATCGGCCGACCTCGCCGGCGGCGGGGCGGGAGTCCTGCTGGCCCTGCGCGCCGCGCACGGGGAAGAGGGCGTCGGGCTGCCGTTCTTCGGGGGGAACGGAGCCGGCGCGTGA
- a CDS encoding anti-sigma factor antagonist, protein MHSLSVAVVRRHDTVVLRPHGDVDHDSAHSLTDALRELERRPLRGLSVDLSRVSFMDSAGLHALVSLDRHCRDRGIRLVLTGVPEQPARLLDVVGLAGFFAIRR, encoded by the coding sequence GTGCACTCCCTGTCCGTAGCCGTCGTCCGCAGACACGACACCGTCGTCCTCCGTCCCCACGGCGACGTCGACCACGACAGCGCACACTCCCTGACCGATGCCCTGAGGGAGTTGGAGCGGCGACCGCTGCGGGGACTGTCCGTGGATCTGTCACGGGTGTCCTTCATGGACTCCGCCGGACTGCACGCCCTCGTCTCCCTGGATCGCCACTGCCGGGACCGCGGCATCCGCCTCGTCCTGACCGGTGTCCCCGAACAGCCCGCCCGACTGCTGGACGTGGTGGGGCTGGCCGGGTTCTTCGCCATCCGCCGTTGA
- a CDS encoding GH12 family glycosyl hydrolase domain-containing protein, whose amino-acid sequence MTIPSRALPRLRAVLAILLLVAGALTALATTAPSAVADEQICDQYGTTTIQGRYVAQNNRWGTSATQCINVTGTGFRVTRADGSVPTNGAPKSYPSVYYGCHYTNCSPGTNLPMRIDSIADAPSSISYGYVNDAVYNASYDIWLDPQPKRDGVNRTEIMIWLNRVGPIQPIGSRVGTANVGGRTWEVWTGGNGTNDVISFIAPSAIGSMSFDVMDFVDETVARGMAQRSWYLTSIQAGFEPWQNGAGLAVNSFSAAVNTGGGDGGGDGGGDDGEEPPSGGEPGSCEVTYTTNSWPGGFTADATIRNTGSTAVDGWELTFALPAGQSVTNAWNATVTSSGGTVTARPTDHNAHIAPGGTRSFGFQGTYPGGTFEEPTRFALNGTDCAVR is encoded by the coding sequence ATGACGATCCCCTCACGGGCCCTACCCCGGTTGCGCGCCGTCCTCGCGATCCTGCTCCTGGTCGCGGGCGCGCTGACGGCGCTGGCGACGACGGCTCCGTCGGCCGTCGCCGACGAGCAGATCTGCGACCAGTACGGGACCACCACCATCCAGGGTCGGTACGTGGCGCAGAACAACCGCTGGGGCACCAGCGCCACCCAGTGCATCAACGTGACCGGCACCGGGTTCCGGGTCACCCGGGCCGACGGCTCCGTCCCCACCAACGGGGCGCCCAAGTCGTACCCCTCGGTCTACTACGGCTGCCACTACACCAACTGCTCGCCGGGCACCAACCTGCCGATGCGGATCGACTCGATCGCCGACGCGCCCAGCAGCATCTCCTACGGCTACGTGAACGACGCCGTCTACAACGCCTCGTACGACATCTGGCTGGACCCGCAGCCCAAGCGCGACGGGGTCAACCGCACCGAGATCATGATCTGGCTGAACCGGGTGGGCCCGATCCAGCCCATCGGCTCGCGGGTCGGTACCGCCAACGTCGGCGGCCGCACCTGGGAGGTGTGGACCGGCGGCAACGGCACCAACGACGTCATCTCCTTCATCGCCCCCTCGGCGATCGGGAGCATGAGCTTCGACGTCATGGACTTCGTCGACGAGACGGTCGCCCGCGGCATGGCGCAGCGCTCCTGGTACCTGACCAGCATCCAGGCCGGTTTCGAGCCCTGGCAGAACGGCGCCGGCCTGGCCGTGAACTCCTTCTCCGCCGCCGTCAACACCGGTGGCGGTGACGGCGGCGGTGACGGTGGCGGTGACGACGGCGAGGAGCCGCCCTCCGGCGGGGAGCCCGGGAGCTGCGAGGTCACCTACACCACCAACTCCTGGCCGGGCGGCTTCACCGCCGACGCCACCATCCGCAACACCGGCTCCACCGCGGTCGACGGCTGGGAGCTGACCTTCGCGCTGCCCGCCGGGCAGTCGGTCACCAACGCCTGGAACGCGACGGTCACCTCCTCCGGAGGGACGGTGACGGCCCGTCCGACGGACCACAACGCCCACATCGCCCCGGGCGGCACCCGGTCCTTCGGCTTCCAGGGCACCTACCCGGGCGGCACCTTCGAGGAGCCGACCCGGTTCGCGCTCAACGGCACCGACTGTGCGGTGAGGTGA
- a CDS encoding anti-sigma factor antagonist translates to MTDDLRITVERTHGPATLVAVAGELDYHTSPRLRSDALALIEGDRPHLVLDLSGVSFCDSSGLSVLIGLWNRAQAIGGSLVLCSVPERLMRLIRMTGLDQVLSITTAEDCLTDHPAPARDEGPAGDPR, encoded by the coding sequence GTGACCGACGACCTACGGATCACCGTCGAACGGACCCACGGCCCCGCCACCCTGGTGGCCGTGGCCGGTGAACTCGACTACCACACCTCCCCCCGGCTGCGCTCGGACGCCCTGGCCCTGATCGAGGGCGACCGCCCCCACCTGGTGCTGGACCTGTCGGGGGTGTCCTTCTGCGACTCCTCCGGCCTGAGCGTCCTGATCGGCCTCTGGAACCGGGCACAGGCGATCGGTGGGTCGCTCGTCCTGTGCTCCGTCCCCGAGCGACTGATGCGGCTGATCCGGATGACCGGCCTGGACCAGGTGCTGTCCATCACCACCGCCGAGGACTGCCTGACCGACCACCCCGCGCCGGCCCGGGACGAGGGCCCGGCCGGCGACCCCCGCTGA
- a CDS encoding ATP-binding protein codes for MELLSEGLGAPHLRADFDGHPGTIARARDAAGAFLTSLARSTPPARERSRDDVLLVVSELVTNAVRHAPGPLTLCLTFVSGLIQVTVRDTSTDAPRPRRADLNSGTGGFGWSIVERVAERFQVRPLPDGKEIHAFLPW; via the coding sequence ATGGAATTGTTGAGCGAGGGGTTGGGCGCCCCTCACCTACGGGCCGACTTCGACGGACACCCCGGCACCATCGCTCGGGCGCGGGACGCCGCCGGCGCCTTCCTGACGTCCCTGGCCCGCTCCACGCCCCCCGCCCGCGAGCGCTCCCGCGACGATGTGCTGCTGGTGGTCTCCGAACTGGTCACCAACGCCGTACGGCACGCCCCGGGCCCGCTCACGCTGTGTCTGACGTTCGTCTCCGGCCTGATCCAGGTCACCGTCCGCGACACCAGCACCGACGCGCCCCGGCCGCGCCGGGCCGATCTGAACAGCGGCACGGGGGGCTTCGGCTGGTCCATCGTCGAACGCGTCGCCGAGCGATTCCAGGTCCGACCCCTGCCGGACGGCAAGGAGATCCACGCCTTCCTGCCCTGGTGA
- a CDS encoding response regulator transcription factor, with the protein MTRVALVINTPSIRRRIMGVLSSTEWEVVDSPASVPEGPAPADVVVAEVEALGNVSETRPIALVDGVDDPFWHSPFRHRVAGVVGRDDPDHEFVTAVREVLGGRGWVSPELALMVLCGPRDISPVSPGASILDEARLTQREKDVVLLVAEGYSNNEIAMRLCIGVSTVKFHVSNALRKLECRDRAHLAVVLHKRGSVPLRPVA; encoded by the coding sequence ATGACACGGGTCGCACTCGTCATCAACACGCCTTCGATCCGCCGAAGAATCATGGGGGTACTGAGTTCGACGGAATGGGAAGTGGTCGATTCACCGGCGAGTGTCCCGGAGGGACCCGCGCCCGCGGACGTGGTCGTCGCCGAGGTCGAGGCGCTGGGAAATGTGTCGGAAACGCGACCGATCGCCCTGGTCGACGGCGTCGACGACCCTTTCTGGCACTCACCGTTCCGGCACCGGGTCGCGGGAGTGGTGGGACGGGACGACCCGGACCACGAGTTCGTCACCGCCGTGCGGGAGGTACTCGGTGGACGGGGGTGGGTTTCTCCGGAACTGGCGTTGATGGTGTTGTGCGGGCCGCGGGATATTTCTCCGGTTTCACCGGGGGCGTCAATACTCGACGAGGCCAGACTGACCCAGCGGGAAAAGGACGTCGTCCTGTTGGTGGCCGAAGGATATTCCAACAATGAAATAGCCATGCGACTCTGCATCGGGGTCAGCACGGTGAAGTTCCACGTCTCCAACGCCCTGCGGAAACTCGAATGCCGGGACCGGGCGCACCTGGCGGTCGTCCTGCACAAGCGCGGTTCCGTGCCGTTGCGTCCCGTGGCCTGA
- a CDS encoding YcaO-like family protein, producing MIDFLATLRPDNGLAELFEVRPPSPPVDLMWRVVVRMAAGRHADRRPGEALTPRVVGAYGHSRTDTLARGVGEAVERYALFPEGGAPPGAVRGTLRELGSRALPFHRPDVALGDPDAVDEPLTWYPARRLRDDGEVLVPAPLVDYPDHSAEAGAFDPSPSGAASGQGAEMALRSALLETVERDAFTVAWERRLRLPRVRVDLDAAGDVPGGKENARRRSLRALWRKAEQAGLVPLVADLPTGLPGITCSVGVVLDEKRPAPLATVGCNATDDPWWSMLGALQEALQIRSVVVNSWDDRERGRAPAVIANDDDRLRYVASEDGHRCVSEWVEGFTGTREPRPRVQVPTEEIVRYLVEDGADPVAVDLTHRLPAPLREMGWAAMKVITVGYQPLRLVEDHPFTWNAHRLRTAQARTGCPAGPASRCPSRPHPLP from the coding sequence GTGATCGACTTCCTGGCCACCCTCCGACCGGACAACGGCCTGGCCGAACTGTTCGAGGTCCGGCCGCCGTCCCCGCCCGTCGACCTGATGTGGCGGGTCGTCGTCCGCATGGCCGCCGGGCGGCATGCCGACCGGCGCCCCGGTGAAGCCCTCACCCCGCGGGTGGTCGGGGCGTACGGGCACTCGCGCACCGACACCCTGGCCCGCGGCGTCGGTGAGGCCGTCGAGCGGTACGCCCTCTTCCCCGAGGGGGGCGCGCCGCCCGGCGCGGTCCGCGGCACCCTGCGCGAACTCGGCTCCCGCGCCCTGCCCTTCCACCGCCCCGACGTGGCACTGGGCGATCCCGACGCGGTCGACGAACCCCTGACCTGGTACCCCGCCCGCCGCTTGAGGGACGACGGCGAGGTGCTGGTCCCGGCCCCGCTGGTGGACTACCCCGACCACTCGGCGGAGGCCGGCGCCTTCGACCCCAGCCCCTCGGGAGCGGCCTCGGGACAGGGGGCGGAGATGGCGCTGCGCTCGGCGCTGCTGGAGACGGTGGAGCGCGACGCGTTCACCGTCGCCTGGGAGCGGCGGCTGCGGCTGCCCCGGGTGAGGGTGGACCTCGACGCCGCCGGTGACGTGCCGGGCGGGAAGGAGAACGCCCGACGGCGGAGCCTGCGGGCGCTGTGGCGCAAGGCCGAACAGGCCGGTCTGGTGCCCCTCGTCGCCGACCTGCCCACCGGGCTGCCCGGCATCACGTGCTCCGTGGGGGTGGTCCTGGACGAGAAACGCCCCGCCCCCCTGGCGACCGTGGGGTGCAATGCCACCGACGACCCGTGGTGGAGCATGTTGGGGGCCCTTCAGGAGGCCCTCCAGATCCGCTCGGTCGTGGTGAACTCCTGGGACGACCGGGAGCGCGGCCGGGCCCCGGCGGTCATCGCCAACGACGACGACAGGCTGCGGTACGTGGCCTCCGAGGACGGCCACCGGTGCGTCTCCGAGTGGGTCGAGGGGTTCACCGGGACCCGCGAGCCCCGTCCCCGTGTCCAGGTCCCGACGGAGGAGATCGTCCGGTACCTCGTCGAGGACGGTGCCGACCCGGTCGCCGTCGACCTCACCCACCGACTGCCCGCCCCGCTGCGGGAGATGGGCTGGGCCGCGATGAAGGTGATCACGGTGGGCTACCAGCCGCTCAGGCTGGTGGAGGACCACCCCTTCACCTGGAACGCCCACCGGCTGCGGACGGCACAGGCCCGCACCGGCTGCCCGGCCGGACCCGCCTCGCGGTGTCCGAGCCGACCCCACCCACTGCCGTGA
- a CDS encoding NAD(P)H-dependent oxidoreductase — protein MSVRILGLVGSLRSGSHNRQLAEAAVKHAPEGVDVALYDGLADVPFYNEDIDVEGLVPEAARRLREAAAAADAFLLFSPEYNGTIPAVLKNAIDWLSRPYGAGALVGKPVAVVGTALGQYGGVWAQDETRKAVGIAGGTVLEDVKLSIPNSAGRFAEVHPADDAEVGDLLVGVLDKVAAAAAPSAV, from the coding sequence ATGTCCGTCCGCATTCTCGGTCTCGTCGGCAGCCTCCGCTCCGGCTCCCACAACCGTCAGCTCGCCGAGGCCGCCGTCAAGCACGCCCCCGAGGGGGTCGATGTGGCCCTGTACGACGGGCTGGCCGACGTCCCCTTCTACAACGAGGACATCGACGTCGAGGGCCTGGTGCCGGAGGCCGCCCGGCGGCTGCGCGAGGCCGCGGCCGCCGCCGACGCGTTCCTGCTGTTCTCGCCCGAGTACAACGGCACCATTCCGGCCGTGCTGAAGAACGCGATCGACTGGCTCTCCCGTCCCTACGGCGCCGGCGCCCTGGTGGGCAAGCCGGTGGCCGTGGTCGGCACCGCCCTGGGCCAGTACGGCGGCGTGTGGGCGCAGGACGAGACCCGTAAGGCCGTGGGCATCGCGGGCGGCACCGTCCTGGAGGACGTCAAGCTGTCCATCCCGAACTCCGCCGGGCGCTTCGCCGAGGTCCACCCGGCCGACGACGCCGAGGTGGGCGACCTGCTCGTCGGGGTCCTGGACAAGGTCGCGGCCGCCGCCGCGCCGTCCGCCGTCTGA